One window of Triplophysa rosa linkage group LG8, Trosa_1v2, whole genome shotgun sequence genomic DNA carries:
- the cfap418 gene encoding cilia- and flagella-associated protein 418, producing MADDLDDLLDEVESKFCCSTSKSKQSAYNLKQTDHRCTSPQHKKQSRKQESKGTENDDIDAMLQEILEDDCQPINSHEPIAAKTSTGDACSQTVTKKCCPVFLGGSSVQHGVGTSVSQRACNQLRCTSCDFRVAMFDDHEWDPSCDYLFLRNNMPDYHKLRAKLKRRKGGRAYACQCSWHTAHALSDLRAQDRLKWVCGKHKA from the exons ATGGCGGACGATTTGGACGATTTACTTGATGAAGTCGAATCTAAGTTTTGCTGCAGCACATCGAAATCAAAACAAAGTgcttataatttaaaacaaacgGACCACAGGTGTACGAGTCCTCAGCACAAGAAACAGTCAAG AAAACAAGAAAGCAAAGGAACTGAAAATGATGATATTGATGCTATGCTGCAGGAAATACTGGAGGACGATTGTCAGCCCATAAACTCACAT GAACCCATTGCTGCAAAGACTTCCACAGGTGATGCATGTTCCCAGACAGTGACCAAAAA ATGTTGTCCTGTGTTTCTTGGTGGAAGCTCTGTACAGCATGGTGTTGGAACTAGTGTTTCTCAGAG GGCCTGCAACCAGTTAAGATGTACATCATGCGACTTTCGAGTGGCCATGTTTGACGACCACGAGTGGGATCCATCCTgcgattatttgtttttaag GAATAACATGCCAGACTATCACAAATTAAGAGCTAAACTTAAAAGGAGAAAGGGTGGGCGAGCTTACGCCTGCCAGTGTAGCTGGCACACTGCCCACGCACTCTCAGACCTGAGAGCTCAAGACCGACTCAAGTGGGTCTGTGGCAAACACAAAGCATGA